A single Leptospira biflexa serovar Patoc strain 'Patoc 1 (Paris)' DNA region contains:
- a CDS encoding PAS domain-containing protein, protein MSKFIDPNILGKLGTLAQAEADGYPFGIVKVDESGKILLYNKYESELANVPIQTAVGKNFFTEVAICTNNRIFYGRFKEGMISGDLDIAFNYVFTYKMKPTNVVIHLYHDKGTNSNWIFVKLR, encoded by the coding sequence ATGAGCAAATTTATAGACCCAAATATTTTAGGAAAACTCGGTACCTTGGCACAAGCGGAAGCTGACGGATACCCGTTTGGAATTGTCAAAGTAGACGAGTCGGGTAAAATTTTATTGTATAACAAATACGAATCCGAACTTGCCAATGTTCCCATCCAAACAGCCGTAGGGAAAAACTTTTTTACGGAAGTGGCTATTTGTACGAACAACCGAATCTTCTATGGAAGGTTTAAAGAAGGGATGATTTCGGGAGATTTGGACATCGCATTCAATTATGTATTCACTTACAAAATGAAACCAACCAATGTTGTGATCCATCTCTACCATGACAAAGGGACCAATTCCAATTGGATTTTTGTCAAACTCAGATAA
- the alr gene encoding alanine racemase, with protein sequence MQSSQIYLSRSAFSHNIALFRKLIGPKSKFTAVVKSNAYGHGLLATASIALDAGADYLGVNSLEEALSIRRVFSKATILIMGSIPHLKERVAELADENFWVMVSRIEEMELLAKLSPTPKIHLKVDTGMSRLGIPHQNAEVIAKEIAEKKLPLTGIATHFASTEDFTEHSHSMLQLGNFQDTIDTFAKHGFIDLICHCASSASAMLFSEARMDLVRVGISLYGLWPSLETKLSLSLMKKDVGMLKPALTWKTQIQHIQNLNPGTFVGYGSTFKTTHETRLAVVPVGYYEGLDRKLSNHGYMLVHGERAKILGRICMNMTMLDITHIPDAKIGDDVVIIGKSGNEMISADDHATWTGTINYEVVTKILGSFPRIIED encoded by the coding sequence GTGCAATCTTCTCAGATTTACCTGTCCCGCTCTGCCTTTAGCCATAATATTGCCCTTTTTCGTAAACTCATTGGTCCCAAATCGAAATTCACTGCAGTGGTAAAGTCCAATGCCTATGGGCATGGCCTTCTCGCGACTGCTTCCATTGCCCTCGATGCAGGAGCTGACTATTTAGGGGTGAATTCATTAGAAGAAGCACTTTCCATTCGCCGTGTTTTTTCGAAGGCCACCATTCTCATTATGGGAAGTATCCCCCATCTGAAAGAAAGGGTGGCAGAACTTGCCGATGAAAACTTTTGGGTGATGGTCTCACGAATAGAAGAGATGGAACTGCTCGCAAAACTTTCCCCCACTCCCAAAATCCATTTGAAAGTGGACACAGGGATGAGTCGTCTTGGAATCCCACACCAAAATGCGGAAGTGATCGCCAAGGAAATTGCAGAGAAAAAACTCCCACTCACAGGTATCGCCACGCATTTTGCAAGTACCGAAGATTTTACCGAACACAGCCATTCCATGTTACAATTGGGGAATTTCCAAGATACCATTGATACATTCGCTAAACACGGGTTTATCGATCTGATTTGCCATTGTGCATCCTCAGCGTCTGCCATGTTGTTTTCGGAAGCAAGGATGGACCTTGTGCGGGTTGGGATTTCTTTATATGGACTTTGGCCAAGTCTTGAAACCAAACTCTCTTTATCTTTAATGAAAAAAGATGTAGGGATGTTAAAACCAGCACTCACTTGGAAAACCCAAATCCAACACATCCAAAATTTGAATCCAGGTACCTTTGTGGGTTATGGATCCACTTTTAAAACCACACATGAAACAAGGCTTGCTGTCGTTCCTGTAGGTTATTACGAAGGGCTTGATCGAAAATTATCGAACCATGGTTATATGTTGGTCCATGGAGAACGTGCCAAAATTTTAGGTAGGATCTGTATGAATATGACAATGCTTGATATTACCCATATCCCCGATGCTAAAATTGGAGATGATGTTGTGATTATTGGGAAATCAGGCAATGAAATGATTTCTGCTGATGACCATGCCACTTGGACCGGTACCATCAATTATGAAGTGGTGACAAAAATTTTGGGATCCTTCCCTCGTATCATAGAAGACTAG
- a CDS encoding SpoIIE family protein phosphatase, giving the protein MPTKLLTLSLISDITSRINSQEDLNTLLSEIMGITRDVLQTEGSSLLLYDKENDQLVFNTTSGLKEESLAHLTVPRGKGIAGMVLETLKPEIVNDAANDPRIFKAIDQKVGYVTRNLICVPMVAQGEVQGVLEAVNSLDNRDFNQTDIKILRYLSNLAAIAVKNRLLIDNLNLRANELNCLFQISQALANIQSSDEFMDLAVKTISEVLQVDRVCLNFEKIEKRGLPRSKSKGFSDQIHDEDVVALLFNDRSDWMYKGFKIITASSPQGMQLTHKGLFQHSMILFPILKNKEWLGSLVVSDKTSRTRFDEMDIRILRTLTNQVGEAYTALQVKIQSERLKNIDRDMQVAAMIQKHSLPIIPKQYSLLEFDTYYQASREIGGDFYDMVVHGKDEVSVIIADVSGKGTPAALFMEFSKTVLQQEVSKTTSTSEALFNANEILQDKSGFLMFVTAMLVRINMTKKELTYSSAGHNLQIIYRKKHHKIQHLSGKGQPMGIGKCEFSEHTVSYLPGDLLVLYTDGVTEAMNLKEELFSEERLESVILSHINDPPEVIRQAILQKVSEFVGEAEPHDDLSLFIIRLN; this is encoded by the coding sequence ATGCCCACAAAATTACTCACTTTAAGTCTGATCTCTGACATTACGAGTCGCATCAATTCCCAAGAAGACCTAAATACCCTTCTTAGTGAAATTATGGGGATCACTCGCGATGTGTTACAAACAGAGGGGTCTTCCTTATTACTCTATGACAAAGAAAATGATCAGTTGGTTTTTAATACTACGAGTGGACTCAAAGAAGAATCTCTTGCTCACCTAACAGTACCAAGAGGGAAAGGGATCGCGGGTATGGTACTCGAAACTCTCAAACCTGAAATTGTGAATGATGCTGCCAATGACCCAAGGATCTTTAAGGCCATCGACCAAAAGGTTGGGTATGTGACTCGGAACTTAATTTGTGTACCGATGGTGGCACAAGGGGAAGTGCAAGGTGTACTCGAAGCAGTCAATTCTCTCGACAACCGCGACTTCAACCAAACAGACATTAAAATATTACGTTATCTATCCAACTTGGCGGCCATTGCAGTCAAAAATCGACTACTCATCGACAATTTAAACCTTCGCGCCAACGAATTGAATTGCCTGTTCCAAATTTCACAAGCACTTGCCAATATCCAAAGTTCAGACGAATTTATGGACCTTGCTGTCAAAACCATCTCCGAAGTGCTACAAGTGGATCGGGTTTGTTTGAACTTTGAAAAAATTGAAAAACGAGGTCTACCCCGTTCGAAATCCAAAGGATTTTCCGATCAAATCCATGATGAGGATGTCGTGGCATTACTTTTCAATGACCGATCGGATTGGATGTATAAAGGATTTAAAATCATCACCGCAAGTTCTCCCCAAGGCATGCAACTCACACACAAAGGACTTTTCCAACACAGTATGATTTTATTCCCCATTCTAAAAAACAAAGAATGGTTAGGTTCTCTCGTAGTCTCCGACAAAACCTCTCGCACTCGTTTTGACGAGATGGACATCCGTATCCTTAGGACTCTCACAAACCAAGTCGGAGAAGCATACACTGCCTTACAAGTGAAGATCCAAAGTGAACGTTTGAAAAACATTGATCGTGACATGCAAGTCGCAGCCATGATCCAAAAACATTCACTTCCGATCATTCCGAAACAATACTCACTTTTGGAATTTGATACTTACTACCAAGCGTCCCGCGAGATCGGGGGTGACTTTTACGATATGGTGGTACATGGTAAAGATGAAGTATCTGTCATCATTGCCGATGTTTCGGGAAAAGGAACACCTGCCGCACTCTTTATGGAATTTTCCAAAACTGTTTTGCAACAAGAAGTTTCCAAAACCACATCCACAAGTGAAGCACTCTTCAATGCAAACGAGATCCTACAAGACAAATCGGGTTTCCTCATGTTTGTCACGGCGATGCTTGTGCGAATCAACATGACAAAAAAAGAATTAACCTATTCATCTGCTGGTCACAATTTACAAATCATTTATCGTAAAAAACACCATAAGATCCAACATCTTTCTGGCAAAGGCCAACCCATGGGGATCGGGAAATGTGAGTTTTCCGAACACACTGTGAGTTATTTACCGGGTGATTTACTCGTACTGTATACGGATGGTGTCACAGAAGCGATGAATCTGAAAGAAGAACTCTTTTCAGAAGAACGGTTAGAGTCTGTGATTTTATCTCATATCAACGACCCACCAGAAGTGATCCGACAAGCCATTCTACAAAAAGTAAGTGAATTTGTGGGAGAAGCAGAACCACATGATGACCTTTCTCTCTTTATCATCCGTCTAAACTAA
- a CDS encoding YiiD C-terminal domain-containing protein, which translates to MRNREILLTYQVNPLWKFLEETYGFEEAFRMFKPYEGANILPKLIDQNTMVVSMPLIVSNTNYVGTHFGGSLYSMCDPFFMFLLMKNLGKDYMVWDKGAKIDFVKPGEGTVTATFHLPDSEFTDIKTILQKEKKTIRTYEVEVVGEDGKTVAKISKDLYIRRLR; encoded by the coding sequence ATGAGAAATCGAGAAATTTTACTAACCTACCAAGTGAATCCTTTGTGGAAATTTTTAGAAGAAACTTATGGCTTCGAAGAGGCATTCCGTATGTTCAAACCATATGAGGGTGCAAACATCCTTCCCAAACTCATCGATCAGAATACAATGGTAGTATCGATGCCTCTCATCGTTTCGAATACAAATTATGTTGGAACACATTTTGGTGGTTCCCTCTATTCTATGTGTGATCCATTCTTTATGTTTTTACTCATGAAAAATCTTGGAAAAGATTATATGGTTTGGGACAAAGGAGCTAAGATTGATTTTGTCAAACCTGGCGAAGGTACAGTCACTGCGACCTTTCACCTTCCCGATTCTGAATTTACCGATATCAAAACAATCCTTCAAAAAGAGAAAAAAACGATCCGAACATATGAAGTAGAAGTTGTCGGTGAAGACGGAAAAACCGTCGCAAAAATTTCAAAGGATTTGTACATACGAAGGCTTAGGTAA
- a CDS encoding alpha/beta fold hydrolase, with amino-acid sequence MSERQTYNWKNHRLTYVRHKSLNPKSKETIVLVGGWCSAAGYWGLNIPFFRTLGDVIELDLVGHYPAEIFDQKKGLTLQDFLETQAQGIWASAGEKDITLVGHSTGGMAVLAIASLFPQRIKQVIAIAPYVHGPVPGILKIGVVGLRANLGTFFDFGFKIGKSLPKALQIGFSYGVYDSTAFHAREDIKQFLKEYNPQFECLNPRQILMILEMLDRTDIRPIVFGNQVPTLIMRGEEDPIIPGKDVMELERTTPHVKAVLFSQCGHFVHMEKQKAAEKVMKDFIVMKKSSTTKKSFF; translated from the coding sequence ATGTCAGAAAGACAAACTTACAATTGGAAAAATCACAGACTCACTTACGTTAGGCATAAATCCCTCAATCCAAAATCCAAGGAAACCATTGTTCTCGTGGGGGGATGGTGTTCTGCCGCTGGATATTGGGGACTGAACATTCCTTTTTTTCGAACCTTGGGAGATGTCATTGAACTGGACTTAGTCGGACATTACCCTGCAGAAATATTTGACCAAAAAAAAGGGCTCACCCTTCAAGATTTTTTAGAAACCCAAGCCCAAGGAATCTGGGCTAGTGCGGGTGAAAAAGACATTACCTTAGTGGGGCATTCCACTGGTGGGATGGCTGTCCTTGCCATTGCTTCCCTTTTCCCACAGCGCATCAAACAAGTGATTGCCATTGCTCCTTATGTGCATGGGCCTGTGCCAGGAATTTTAAAGATTGGGGTTGTGGGACTCCGTGCCAATCTCGGAACTTTTTTTGACTTTGGATTTAAAATTGGCAAGTCCCTTCCCAAAGCCTTACAAATTGGATTTTCCTATGGAGTGTATGATTCTACTGCCTTCCACGCAAGAGAAGACATCAAACAATTCTTAAAAGAATACAACCCACAATTTGAATGTTTGAACCCGAGACAAATCCTTATGATCCTTGAGATGCTTGACCGCACGGACATTCGTCCCATCGTGTTCGGGAATCAAGTTCCAACTCTCATCATGCGAGGAGAAGAAGACCCGATCATCCCAGGAAAGGATGTGATGGAACTGGAACGAACCACACCTCATGTCAAAGCGGTTTTGTTTTCACAATGCGGACATTTTGTACACATGGAAAAACAAAAAGCAGCAGAGAAGGTGATGAAAGATTTTATTGTGATGAAAAAATCATCCACCACTAAAAAATCGTTTTTTTAA
- a CDS encoding carbon-nitrogen hydrolase family protein, with product MNFKAAVVQVTSTARVSNNLTKCRQFVEEAARAGAKVIGLPENFSFMGSESEKQSLLGQIEDETILFLKETASELGIYLLGGGFPTKAPSGKVFNTAVMINPKGEEVFRYHKVHLFDAVVGDGFPYKESNHTESGEKVPEVIQTEYGKISSAICYDLRFPELFRALSKQGVDLCFLPAAFTVPTGEAHWHVLLRARAIENLMYVLAPGQTGTHDPHGKRKTFGHSLIISPWGEILAELDHEEGFAIATMEMEKLSEIRNTLPSLNHRKF from the coding sequence ATGAATTTTAAAGCCGCCGTTGTGCAAGTCACAAGTACCGCAAGAGTTTCAAATAACCTAACCAAGTGTAGGCAATTTGTGGAGGAGGCGGCGCGTGCGGGTGCCAAGGTCATTGGGTTACCTGAAAATTTTTCCTTTATGGGAAGTGAATCGGAAAAACAAAGTTTACTTGGCCAAATCGAAGACGAAACCATTTTGTTTTTAAAAGAAACAGCAAGTGAACTTGGAATCTACCTCTTAGGAGGAGGCTTCCCGACAAAGGCTCCCTCAGGAAAGGTTTTCAATACCGCTGTCATGATCAATCCCAAAGGAGAAGAGGTCTTCCGTTACCACAAAGTCCATTTGTTTGATGCTGTTGTGGGGGACGGATTCCCATACAAAGAATCCAATCATACAGAGAGTGGGGAAAAAGTCCCAGAAGTCATCCAAACCGAATATGGAAAGATTTCTTCTGCCATCTGTTATGACCTTCGTTTCCCTGAACTCTTTCGAGCCTTATCCAAACAAGGGGTTGATTTGTGTTTTTTGCCGGCGGCATTTACGGTTCCGACAGGCGAGGCTCACTGGCATGTCCTCCTTCGGGCAAGGGCGATTGAAAATTTAATGTATGTTTTGGCACCAGGCCAAACAGGAACCCACGACCCACATGGAAAACGAAAGACCTTTGGCCATTCGCTCATCATTTCCCCTTGGGGGGAAATATTGGCAGAGTTAGATCACGAAGAAGGGTTTGCGATTGCTACCATGGAAATGGAAAAACTTTCCGAGATCCGAAATACCTTACCAAGCCTCAACCATCGTAAGTTTTGA
- a CDS encoding aminotransferase class V-fold PLP-dependent enzyme codes for MSESPSVFPSFPPFPNWDGISEYFPVQKESVWLNYCGTTPMSTYAIEMMNVYFQEYAKSGIFTPNFSEPFIKKEIRTYLSQILHCDPTEIGIVHNTSEGMNFYSHSIHIPKGKRILVLENEYPSNVYPWEHWQSKGVTLSFVKVGNTPDEFLKNLKIELEKKDVYLLSLSPVHWCTGVVFDMDAVSRLCETFGTKLVIDGSQAVGHIPLDFSKIKVAFCAFAAWKWLLGPLGLGVIYISKEESKGFQLVFKGQASVVNDSNYFPYRDEWKPAAEQFEQSTINFNDWIYFFASLKMLSTLGFERVQERIYEVAGMLKDELHELGFTLESDLFPHVKTGILAITGHKDPKKFQPEAIQAHLKGNGIITAVRLGRLRMAPHIGIEKEHIQRVKTHLQSYLEKV; via the coding sequence ATGTCTGAATCTCCCTCTGTTTTCCCTTCCTTTCCCCCTTTCCCAAACTGGGACGGCATATCCGAGTATTTCCCCGTACAAAAAGAATCCGTTTGGTTGAACTATTGTGGGACCACTCCCATGTCTACCTATGCCATCGAGATGATGAATGTTTACTTCCAGGAGTATGCAAAATCTGGGATCTTTACTCCTAATTTCTCCGAACCTTTTATCAAAAAAGAAATTCGAACTTACCTCTCTCAAATTTTACATTGTGATCCCACAGAGATTGGAATTGTACATAACACAAGTGAGGGGATGAATTTTTATTCCCATAGCATCCATATCCCCAAAGGAAAACGAATCCTTGTGTTGGAAAACGAATACCCAAGTAATGTATACCCTTGGGAACATTGGCAATCCAAAGGTGTCACTCTTTCATTTGTGAAAGTAGGGAATACTCCCGATGAGTTTTTGAAAAACCTAAAAATAGAATTAGAAAAAAAGGATGTCTATCTCCTTAGCCTATCGCCTGTTCATTGGTGTACGGGTGTTGTTTTTGATATGGATGCGGTTTCTAGACTTTGTGAAACCTTTGGTACAAAACTTGTCATCGATGGAAGCCAAGCCGTTGGGCATATCCCATTGGATTTCTCTAAAATCAAAGTTGCCTTTTGTGCCTTTGCCGCTTGGAAGTGGTTACTTGGTCCATTGGGGCTTGGCGTGATTTACATTTCCAAAGAAGAATCCAAAGGTTTCCAATTGGTATTTAAGGGACAAGCAAGTGTGGTGAACGATTCCAATTATTTTCCTTATCGCGACGAATGGAAACCTGCCGCCGAACAATTCGAACAGAGTACAATCAATTTTAACGATTGGATTTATTTTTTTGCTTCTCTCAAAATGTTATCCACACTTGGTTTCGAGCGGGTGCAGGAAAGGATTTACGAAGTGGCAGGAATGTTAAAGGACGAATTACATGAGTTAGGATTTACCTTGGAATCAGATTTGTTCCCCCATGTCAAAACAGGAATCCTTGCGATCACAGGGCACAAGGACCCAAAAAAATTCCAACCAGAAGCCATTCAGGCACATCTCAAAGGGAATGGTATCATCACAGCTGTCCGATTGGGTAGGCTTCGTATGGCACCCCATATTGGAATTGAGAAAGAACACATCCAACGTGTGAAAACCCATTTACAATCTTACTTGGAAAAAGTGTAA
- the rpmG gene encoding 50S ribosomal protein L33 produces MREIIKLTCVPCAIPGRSNYFQTKNKKTKSEKLVTKKYCKFCKSHTDHKESKV; encoded by the coding sequence ATGAGAGAAATCATAAAACTAACCTGTGTCCCATGTGCGATACCTGGGCGGTCAAATTACTTCCAGACTAAGAACAAAAAGACGAAGTCGGAAAAACTTGTGACAAAAAAATATTGCAAATTTTGCAAATCCCATACGGATCACAAGGAATCCAAAGTCTAA
- a CDS encoding TraR/DksA family transcriptional regulator, translating into MPKPAAKSSAEKGVDKKFIEEVRELLQEKKESLLIKLNQWEDTSSPSGLKEMGDIADIASELNSEALTSVLTENEIETLREIELALEKIENGTYGICEGTKKKIPLARLKAIPWTRFTVEFAEQMAKSRNRAGGYRMDSLSAYPTTGMDVDSLD; encoded by the coding sequence ATGCCGAAACCAGCTGCAAAATCCTCCGCCGAGAAGGGAGTCGACAAGAAGTTCATCGAAGAGGTGCGTGAGCTCCTCCAAGAGAAAAAAGAATCTCTTCTCATCAAACTCAACCAGTGGGAAGACACGAGCTCTCCTTCTGGCCTTAAGGAAATGGGAGACATTGCAGACATCGCATCCGAACTCAACTCAGAAGCGCTCACTTCTGTTTTGACAGAAAACGAAATTGAGACTCTACGCGAGATTGAACTGGCGTTAGAGAAAATTGAAAACGGAACCTATGGGATCTGTGAAGGGACCAAGAAAAAAATCCCTCTCGCTAGGCTCAAAGCAATCCCGTGGACAAGATTCACTGTGGAATTTGCGGAACAAATGGCAAAAAGCCGTAACCGCGCTGGTGGATACCGAATGGATTCTCTTTCGGCATACCCAACCACAGGCATGGACGTAGATTCTCTCGACTAG
- a CDS encoding bile acid:sodium symporter family protein, whose protein sequence is MLREFSKQIVNAFPLVLLFIAGLGLFIPEWIVWFKGPWITYSLGLIMLGMGLSLEVEDFLRIFRQPKPILIGTALQYSVMPLLGYLLGYWFHLPEAFAVGLILVSCCPGGTASNVITFLAKANVPLSVTLTSVSTILGILFTPFLVAYFIGSRLEIDRWGLVFTTFQVILVPVGLGIFFKSFFPSVTETTKDLFPVLSVLLIAMIVASIIASGKETILSSDYRIFFAVVCLHLGGFGLGGLFAWVLTRDAKISQTISIEVGMQNSGLGAVLAKTHFLDPNTAIPSALSSLTHSLLGSLFATYFRKEPKKPAIVN, encoded by the coding sequence ATGTTACGTGAGTTCTCCAAACAAATTGTAAATGCCTTCCCTCTCGTTTTACTCTTTATTGCGGGTCTTGGTTTATTCATTCCAGAATGGATTGTTTGGTTCAAAGGGCCATGGATCACTTATAGTTTAGGACTCATCATGCTTGGGATGGGGCTTTCCTTGGAAGTAGAGGATTTCCTTCGAATTTTCAGGCAACCAAAACCCATTCTCATCGGAACTGCATTACAATATTCCGTTATGCCTTTGTTAGGTTATCTGTTAGGGTATTGGTTCCATTTGCCAGAAGCCTTTGCCGTGGGACTCATCCTTGTTTCTTGTTGTCCCGGGGGAACGGCATCCAATGTGATCACGTTTCTGGCAAAGGCGAATGTCCCACTCAGTGTCACACTCACATCAGTCTCCACCATTCTTGGGATTCTTTTCACACCTTTTCTTGTGGCTTATTTCATAGGCAGTCGGTTAGAGATTGATAGGTGGGGACTTGTTTTCACCACCTTCCAAGTGATCCTAGTACCCGTAGGACTCGGTATCTTCTTCAAATCCTTTTTCCCGAGTGTCACGGAAACAACAAAAGACCTATTTCCCGTACTTTCTGTACTCCTCATTGCGATGATCGTGGCCTCAATCATTGCCAGCGGGAAGGAAACCATTCTGTCTTCAGACTATCGCATCTTTTTTGCTGTGGTTTGTTTGCATTTAGGTGGGTTTGGACTGGGCGGGTTATTTGCTTGGGTCCTCACTCGGGATGCAAAGATCTCACAAACCATTTCGATTGAAGTAGGGATGCAAAATTCAGGGCTTGGAGCGGTGCTTGCCAAGACCCATTTTCTCGATCCAAACACGGCAATTCCGAGTGCCTTGTCGAGTCTCACGCATTCACTCCTCGGAAGCCTTTTTGCGACCTATTTTCGAAAGGAACCGAAAAAACCCGCTATTGTGAATTGA
- the argB gene encoding acetylglutamate kinase: MNHQSEKINHILEALPYLINYSGKTIVIKYGGAAMVEEELKASFAEDIVLLKYLGINPVVVHGGGPEINSLIKSLNLNTQFIRGHRVTDEATMEVVEMVLTGKVNKQIVSLIQEKGGKPVGLSGKDGGLAIAEKYLMEVEAEDGKSQKIDLGLVGEITSVDPNIILTLQREGFIPIISPVAMSKEGQTLNINADTMAGAIAQALHADKLILLTDTPGILIDGQLVTGLKKVDIHGYIKTGQISGGMIPKVECCLGAIDSGVKRAHIIDGRVPHSVLIEILTNQGIGSLIEQG, from the coding sequence ATGAACCACCAATCAGAAAAAATCAATCATATCTTAGAGGCACTTCCTTATTTAATCAATTACTCAGGAAAAACCATCGTCATCAAATATGGTGGAGCGGCCATGGTGGAAGAAGAACTCAAGGCTTCATTTGCCGAAGACATCGTATTACTCAAATATTTAGGAATCAATCCAGTCGTGGTCCATGGTGGTGGACCAGAAATCAACTCTCTCATCAAATCTCTGAACCTCAATACACAGTTCATCCGTGGCCACCGTGTGACGGATGAGGCCACAATGGAAGTGGTGGAGATGGTTCTCACGGGAAAAGTGAACAAACAAATTGTTTCCCTCATCCAAGAAAAAGGGGGAAAACCCGTTGGCCTTTCAGGAAAGGATGGTGGCCTTGCCATTGCTGAAAAATACTTAATGGAAGTGGAAGCTGAAGATGGCAAATCCCAAAAAATTGATTTGGGCCTTGTGGGAGAGATCACATCGGTTGATCCCAATATCATTCTCACCTTACAACGAGAAGGTTTTATCCCCATCATCTCACCGGTTGCCATGTCAAAAGAAGGACAAACTCTCAATATCAATGCCGATACCATGGCAGGGGCCATTGCCCAAGCACTCCATGCAGACAAACTCATTTTACTCACTGACACTCCAGGGATCCTCATCGATGGCCAATTGGTTACGGGTCTCAAAAAAGTAGACATCCATGGTTATATAAAAACTGGACAGATCTCTGGAGGCATGATACCAAAAGTAGAGTGTTGTTTGGGAGCGATTGATTCTGGAGTCAAACGCGCTCACATCATCGATGGTCGAGTGCCCCATTCCGTCTTAATTGAAATTTTGACAAACCAAGGGATTGGCAGTTTGATTGAACAAGGATAG
- a CDS encoding methyl-accepting chemotaxis protein, which produces MTLEQNRSEKERVFSRLVSNDSTNFGIMFVLLAMIGSQMYFGQILGNYQFPIFIFLFIIFVFSSFRMIQNRKLLKQYFEPNAIGVDPILILSGLGIDIYGYSENLLVTCSDLHKRLDAIGDHITDLNVKIQTTGKDIDRVYQIVSQLASEEVKLMEAVGKTSEEINIMFDIVNIVIAEIQSRNETMENLVNLSQNGRKKVNDTNTTIQRISESSGNILKLIDFINGVSKQTNLLAINAAIESTHSGSEGKGFTVIADEIKNLSTMTANNAKQISKILNENVTDYKRAEKLGMESGDAFQFIAGEIHVVHGTIAEVVQSIQELKSRGGAILSKAKTLDAVAERVRDTSGEVYGEIVTINANLDEIQTLSNTIQNECEEIRSAQQAILKTTEFLKSQIQNIHHQTDQLLLV; this is translated from the coding sequence ATGACTTTAGAACAAAATCGGAGTGAAAAAGAGAGAGTATTTTCCCGTTTGGTTTCGAACGATTCTACCAATTTTGGAATTATGTTTGTTCTTTTGGCCATGATTGGAAGCCAAATGTATTTCGGACAAATCCTAGGAAATTACCAATTCCCAATCTTCATTTTCCTTTTCATAATATTCGTATTCTCTTCTTTTCGAATGATCCAGAACAGGAAATTATTAAAACAATACTTTGAACCAAATGCCATAGGAGTAGACCCAATACTAATTCTCTCTGGTTTAGGAATTGATATCTATGGGTATTCAGAAAACCTCCTTGTTACTTGTTCCGATTTACACAAACGGCTTGATGCCATTGGTGATCATATCACAGATTTGAATGTTAAAATCCAAACAACTGGTAAAGACATCGATCGAGTCTATCAGATTGTTTCACAACTTGCTTCCGAAGAGGTCAAACTCATGGAAGCTGTTGGAAAAACTTCAGAAGAAATCAACATCATGTTTGATATTGTAAACATTGTGATTGCAGAAATCCAAAGTCGGAATGAGACCATGGAAAATCTAGTGAATCTCAGTCAAAATGGTAGGAAAAAAGTAAACGATACCAATACAACGATCCAAAGGATCAGTGAATCTTCGGGGAATATTTTGAAGCTCATTGATTTTATCAATGGAGTTTCCAAACAAACCAATTTGCTTGCCATCAATGCTGCGATCGAATCTACCCATTCAGGTTCCGAAGGGAAAGGATTTACTGTCATTGCCGATGAAATCAAAAATTTGTCCACAATGACTGCCAATAACGCAAAACAAATCTCAAAAATTTTGAATGAAAATGTGACCGATTACAAACGAGCCGAAAAATTGGGTATGGAATCGGGTGATGCGTTCCAATTCATTGCAGGAGAAATCCATGTGGTTCACGGAACCATTGCAGAAGTTGTACAATCCATCCAAGAGTTAAAATCAAGAGGGGGTGCCATACTATCCAAAGCAAAAACATTGGATGCTGTTGCTGAACGAGTACGAGATACATCGGGGGAAGTGTATGGAGAAATTGTCACAATCAATGCAAACTTGGACGAAATCCAAACCTTGTCCAACACGATCCAAAATGAATGTGAAGAGATCCGCTCGGCCCAACAAGCCATCTTAAAAACAACAGAATTTCTAAAATCCCAAATCCAAAACATTCATCACCAAACAGACCAATTGTTACTTGTATAA